GTCGGATTGCATTCGAAAAACCCCGCAGCCTTGGCCGAGTTCTACCGCGACATTCTAGACATGCAAATCGTGGGCGGAAGCGGGGCCGACCATGCGCTAGGAGCCAGCGCTTTTCTCTGTAGCCGTTCTGACGAAGAGTCGCACGAAATCGCCCTGTTTGCGAATCCCATTTTTGCGCATACTGCCTTCAAGGTCGCCTCGCTAGCGGAGTTGCGATCGCTCCACGCGCGAGTGGTGGAGAAGCAGATACCGATAAAGTTTGCGTTCAACCACGGTGTGTCGTTCGCGTTCTATTTCGAAGACCCGGATGGACACTTGATCGAGGTCTACTGGCCGACGGGCGCATTGAGATCGTACCGGCAGCCGTACGCCGAACCGCTCGACCTCACGCAGTCAGATAAGGTATTACTGCGGCAGATCGTACACGCATGAGTTGTCTCCGTTCGCCGGGGTAGACGGCCTGGAAGCGCAGGGTGCAACAACAGCCTGAGGGAGGTGCGAGAATGGCATACGGGATCGT
The nucleotide sequence above comes from bacterium. Encoded proteins:
- a CDS encoding VOC family protein, which produces MQKPASCRNTGIHHVGLHSKNPAALAEFYRDILDMQIVGGSGADHALGASAFLCSRSDEESHEIALFANPIFAHTAFKVASLAELRSLHARVVEKQIPIKFAFNHGVSFAFYFEDPDGHLIEVYWPTGALRSYRQPYAEPLDLTQSDKVLLRQIVHA